The Zingiber officinale cultivar Zhangliang chromosome 9A, Zo_v1.1, whole genome shotgun sequence genome window below encodes:
- the LOC122019229 gene encoding uncharacterized protein LOC122019229, with amino-acid sequence MTKKDEEFYMFLDKIKDIYAEVPLIDAIQQMPKFATFLKDIMSNRRKKGEIKTVALTEECSALFEKNTSPKLQDPGSFYIPCIIGPEFIEKACCDLGRSVSLISYPIGIIEDVPVEVGGYIIPIDFVVLDMEEDPKILIILGRPFLMTIGAIIDVKNHNLSLVIAKERLSIASMSYS; translated from the exons ATGACCAAAAAAGATGAAGAATTTTACATGTTTCTTGATAAAATCAAAGACATCTATGCTGAAGTCCCCTTAATTGATGCTATTCAacaaatgccaaagtttgccaCGTTTCTGAAGGACATTATGTCTAATCGAAGAAAGAAAGGAGAGATCAAGACGGTAGCTTTAACTGAAGAATGCAGCGCTctatttgagaagaacacttcccctaAGCTCCAAGATCCTGGAAGCTTTTACATTCCTTGCATTATAGGACCTGAATTCATAGAAAAGGCTTGTTGTGATTTGGGGAGAAGTGTTAGCCTCATATc GTACCCTATCggtattattgaagatgtgcCGGTAGAAGTGGGTGGCTACATCATACCCATAGATTTTGTTGTGttggatatggaggaagaccCAAAAATTCTAATTATACTGGGAAGACCTTTCCTTATGACAATTGGAGCTATCATTGATGTGAAAAATCATAATCTTTCTTTAGTTATCGCTAAGGAAAG GTTGAGTATTGCCTCCATGAGCTACTCGTGA